In Helianthus annuus cultivar XRQ/B chromosome 9, HanXRQr2.0-SUNRISE, whole genome shotgun sequence, the following are encoded in one genomic region:
- the LOC118481968 gene encoding pentatricopeptide repeat-containing protein At4g14190, chloroplastic-like, with translation MKYIWGVQPSSEIYRLIVYSFVKSDRFEDALFHLKVMEDNEMKPHASIYNGLIKLYAKNGLYDEMAKCVKRMEWNGCFPDQSTYNLLIREFSLARLIKRMERTYRIVISKKMDLEASTVMAMLEAYASFGDLEKMEKIYRTVMRLKPRVYLNDDLIRKVVVVYVENYMFSKLDNMGIRLYSRIGNTNIVWCLRMLSHACLLS, from the coding sequence ATGAAATATATTTGGGGTGTGCAGCCATCGTCCGAGATTTACCGTTTGATCGTCTACAGTTTTGTTAAAAGCGATCGATTTGAAGACGCGTTGTTTCATCTTAAGGTGATGGAAGATAATGAAATGAAGCCACATGCTTCAATCTATAATGGGCTGATTAAATTGTATGCGAAGAATGGTTTGTATGATGAAATGGCGAAATGTGTGAAGAGAATGGAATGGAACGGATGCTTCCCGGATCAGTCGACTTACAATTTGCTAATTAGGGAGTTTTCACTAGCTAGATTGATCAAGAGGATGGAAAGAACATACAGGATTGTGATCTCGAAAAAGATGGATCTTGAAGCTTCTACTGTCATGGCAATGCTAGAGGCGTATGCTAGTTTTGGGGATTTGGAGAAGATGGAAAAGATTTATAGAACGGTTATGAGGTTGAAACCGAGAGTTTATTTGAACGATGATTTGATTCGTAAAGTGGTCGTTGTTTATGTAGAAAACTACATGTTTTCTAAGTTAGACAACATGGGTATCAGACTTTATTCCAGAATCGGCAACACGAACATCGTGTGGTGTTTAAGAATGCTTTCGCATGCCTGTCTTCTGAGCTGA